TAATAAGCCCCACAATGAAGAAGCTTTGCATTATTGTTGTTAATACACTCTTACTTCTAACCATCCCACCATAAAATAGCGCTAATCCCGGTGTCATAAAAAAGACAAAGGCTGATGAGATTAAAACCCACGCAGTATCACCGGCACTAATCTCCACCGCTTTGCTAGCCACTTCGGTCGCAACCTCAGCATCCGCCCCCCAGGCAATTGGAATTAATGTAAAAATCGAAAAACAAATAAAAGATAAGACCATCCATAATTTCTTCACTTAAATCCCCTTCTTTCCTAAAAATTAAAACGCCTTACACTGTTAATAGTGTAAGGCGCCTTTGCCTAAAATTATTTAATTTATAAAATAATAAAAACAGAAAAAGCCACTCCAAACGTTGCCGTTTGTCGTGGCTTCATTGCCAATAATTATTTTATGTTTTGATTATAGCAACCCTGTTTAGCTTTGTCAACAATTTTATTTTAAGTATGAACAACAATAATCAGCAACTTCTGTCACTACTAATTTAAAGCTAGAATTAGCTGGTACATTAAAGCTTTCGCCACCTTTTACTTCTTGCCACTCAGTTTGATTAGGTAATAAAATTTTCATTGTTCCTGCCATAATTTCCATTAATTCTGCAGCTTCTGTACCAAATTCATATTCACCAGGCATCATAATTCCTAGCGTTTTTTTAGTGCCA
The nucleotide sequence above comes from Negativicutes bacterium. Encoded proteins:
- a CDS encoding pyrimidine/purine nucleoside phosphorylase translates to MEFQNVTVVKKANIYFGGNVTSRSVLFADGTKKTLGIMMPGEYEFGTEAAELMEIMAGTMKILLPNQTEWQEVKGGESFNVPANSSFKLVVTEVADYCCSYLK